From Periophthalmus magnuspinnatus isolate fPerMag1 chromosome 1, fPerMag1.2.pri, whole genome shotgun sequence:
CAGATTACATGACTGTGCCTAGAGTGCCATCTGCTGGTTGTAAAGAAGATGACAAAGTAATGTTTCAAATTGTTTTACAGATTTTCGACACAGAGTTAAAGGAACAAGAAAGGGAGatatgttttgttgacattgcATATGATGAGATCCCAGAGCGTTACTACAAAGAATCAGAGGTAAGCATGTTTCTTGTTGGGAGTGAATGTAAAAATCCATATGGAGTCCTGACACTGCTATCATTTAGAGAAATTAATAAGGGAATTATGCAGGTTTATCCAGGTCATCTGATTTTATATTGTTGGTTATGTGTTGTCTGGAGGGGCTGATGTTTGCGTGAACAAGCCGTGTTCAAGACAattggcctgtcatgataattactatatcaacttgtcgttcaatatataaaacaaacatggaacaatatattttggggctcagtgtttatcgtgagtacattttatttaaaatagtgGGGAGAGTTTTGcaatttttgttgtattatggtaagatttgagctgtcgAGTGTTtaataagtcacttctatgagttattgcttcattctgcaaTCTGCTGTCTATTTAACAAAatagtttactgggattatcctgatttacagttgttttttcaATGGCATAAAGTCGTTTCAATTTAGAGTTTATCatttatttctctgtagcaatatattgtgcttcaaaatgtgttattgtgacaggcttagaAGACAAATCTGTTTTATCTTGGGACATACAAGTTCTGTTCTAAACGTGTAAAATTAATTTcttaaatacaaacaataactGCGAGTAAAAGGACTGCACTACTTGTTTGCTGTCTTTTGCAGGATTTGCGATACTTCAAATCAGAGAAGACGTCACGAGGGATGCTTCAGGAGGGCTGGAGGGACACTCAGGAACCCATCATGTGTTCATATAAGCTGGTCACCGTCAAGTTTGAAGTGTGGGGTCTGCAGACGCGGGTCGAGCAGTTTGTGCACAAGGTCAGGGAGATTTTTATCTAACTTTAATCCTGGAATCTGCTACCTGCCCGTCTGCATGGAGTAATAACGTTTAACCTGGAATGCtacacagtatgggattaaacttatctttactgatcaaaaataccttgaacgacatgcattcctactgtgagtGGAGTTGCCTTTCCGCCGATCTGACCTGTACATTGGCCTGTTTGTCTTGATGTCGTGTAAAGCTACATTTTAGAATACTCCATGCAAACcagtgacatctccatagagacaagaaagTGGCATAAATGTATATCTTGAACATTACCGTGATTGTGATTTTTGTAGCAGTAACaacagtagtttatattttttgtacgTGTTTCCGTAGGTGGTAAGGGATGTACTGCTCTTGGGTCACAGACAGGCCTTTGCGTGGGTGGATGAATGGATTGGTAAGTAATTTGTGacttatttagatttaaaataaaaagaaaatgaatatgTATTGTTTTACATAGCTTATGAATCAGCATGAAATCACACTTTTCGTTCTTCTGCATCTAAACATCGTCATTCTCACCTTTTGTTGAGCATGCTAGCATTCACAGCTATTCTTTCATAACGATTCAAACTAATGAATTGTTGCGTTCTGGGCTAGGGAAACGCTCTGAGTTTGTTCGTGTTGATTTGCCGAACACAAGCACAACACAAAACGAGAACAAAACGACAGCATTCACAACTCCGCAGAGCCGGTCTCTTAACTGACCAGGCACTGACAAACAGAATCTTTCATCTTTcgttgtcggcatagcaaccatgtgtcacatacaaaagcggTTACATTAGCAACAGCACATAAACAAAAGTGTCAAttctgagctaaacacaaaatatcagatcattacactgttttataaTTCAGAGCTCGGAATGAAAACGCATGAAATCGTTGCACTAATATACTGCTACCACTTCTTCTGCAAGATTACATCCCTGTTCTCTGTTTCTCCCCCCCAAATCATGCTACAATATTTTCCCCCGCCTGGCAACTTGTGATGAACTGCATTGTTCTAACCACTGAAACTCTGGGCACATTGACTCTGTACCCTTCTTCTGATTTTTGGGGTGTGCTTTTTAACACTTTGTTGATCTCACTTCTGTGTCTTGGGATGGTTGTTCACTGGATTTGAGCTTTTACTAGATCCAACTTCAAAGCATGGACTAACCCTGGTTGTTACCCCTTCCTCTTcctaaattgaaaaaaaatatgaagacTTAAAAGTTTCAACCCCCCCATTCCACACCTGCCCGTTCTTCCAGATATGACTTTGGATGACGTGCGGGATTACGAGAGACAAATGCACGAGAAAACCAACATTAAAGTTTGCCTTGAGCAGCCAGAGCATTCCACCACAAACTCCCCTTCACTGGATGAAATACAGATCCATGACAAAGCAAGCGTatgtcatttcattttgtctttttgccaTTACATTATCTTTCTCATTTCAAACTTCAAGATTGATGAAGACAGTGTGTTTTAATTAGGCTGGTCCCAGTCTTACAGTGACAGCGTGACGTTTcatcattgttttattggtggttttcagagaggagcaagagccagttttccctattgattacattgtactttaccgtgaaatattcaaaaggtaaatgcacaaatgttgaacctgatcgtgTCTATTAGCGAATCAAGAACCCACTGTATTATGACAAAAACCTACAATTTAACCTACTATTTaactattcattttagctgtccccatctgtattaactATTACTAAagtgtgttgtgatgtcatctgaaacccaaaaTTCTTAAACTTTTTACCAAATGTAAGAAAATTGTTAAATGGCTACAAAAACTAAACCTTATCCCCAGACTCTGAAGACTATCAAAATGGAGATAGTGTTCATTCGATACAATCATTGAACCATTAAAGGATTATAGTGACTCAAGAAGGAAGCAACTGGACGTATGTGTGAATTATGTCATggtgaatacataaataacacaaTGTTTGATGTAAAATTCATGTTTGGTCTATTTTGAATCtgtaaatgtaatatgtaaacaaacatcaatacattttaatctttTCACTGTAGACATGACGATGGATGAGGTCCGAGAGTTTGAACGCACCATCCAGGAGGCCACCAACCAGAAAATTGGGATGTTTCCACCGTCTATCTCCATCAGTGAGACTCCTCTGTCGTCCTGTGCCCTGACCGGCCCGGCCAGCGCCCCTTCCACCCCCATGTGCACAGACGCACCCGAGTCCCTCTCTGTGCCCAAAGACCGCCCGCGTAAGAAGTCCGCTCCAGAGACTCTGACCCTGCTTGACCCTATCCCATCTGATGTCCCGTCTGATGTCCTTCAGGGCTCCTCTCTGGCTCCCAACTCAGTGTCAAACCATGTCCAGTCCTCCACACCGCCGTCCTCCAGCAGCGAGCTGGCTCAAATCAGAGAATAAAAGACTTGAGTCTGTTTATCATAAATTTGTCCTTTCTACTGTAGCTTCATGAGACCAACTTTCCCACACCAGTGCCCAAAAACCTTACATTGATTTGTATCGATCCAGAACGTAACCACTTCAAAAGTCTTCATCTGTGTCATTGAATCCATTGGCAGCTGTTAATCTAGCCACCCTGACGTGGCTGCCTTCCAGTGTATGTTTGAGTCCATCCTACTATAAAGTATTCTCTGTTACATCCCCTTCGGAGCTATTAATACTCATTAATAGCTTTTAAACTATGAAGTAGTTGCCTTATCACCACAGAGACAGTGGTACTCTTATTATTAACACATTTGCTGACAATGTGCCCAAATCTATGACTGTTAAGCATGGTCCCTTTTCAGTCAGTAGTTACTATATGAAGACTGTGTTGAATTGGTGATACAGAATAGAATAGGAtggtagtaaagtacagtagtATTACATCAATTATTGGAAAATACAGCCAAGTAACCTGCTATTTTTGCCATTTAAACAGGGCGACTGATCAGATTGTCATTTTGGATCTGAATCAGTGACATTAAAGGATGCAATATTATTACAATCCTTAAAAAATCCTCAGGTATCCCCGACTATCTGTCTTATGTTTGGAAAGGCACGGATACAGGCGTAGGTTTTGCATTTTATACCTCGACAGTTAATCCAGTTCAGTGACAGCACTAGGCAAATTAACACTTGTTTTTGCATCTGAAAAAAGCATTGGAGCATTTGTTTATCTGTATCCGTAGCAACTCACTTGTGATGAGCATGGTCGTtcaataggttgcgttcacgttTAAGAGTTGTTAATTTTAGGGAGACTATAGCTCTATGGGAAATTCACtctttttggaagaaatatccaaacccTTGATCCATAAATGTTGCACCTTATCATTATGGATGAGGGACTGGCTTCACTTAAAGCTTAAAGTTCTTTCAACTGACAAAGCGGTGCCGTTATTCAACAACAGTTATGTAAAAATACACTCACTTTTATTCATGTGTATTATTTATGCTGATAGAAGTTgctgaactgtttttttttttttaatgcagataAGCCCAGTGATGATAGATACAAGCAACTGCACCgtctagtggtcaaacaagtaaACTGTAACGTATAATCATCCGTTACGTGACACATACGTAAAAATATTaatagttaatcagataactaaagcatgaaaaacaagCTAGCAAGTTCACTCTTTTatttcactccaaatcactgaatccattgaattcttcatcctctatAATAACTTATaatacaataatgaagatgtgaaattctatactataatttcacatataagttgcatctaagtataagtcgcactatcggccaaactgtgaaaaaaagtgcgacttatagtccggaaaatatggtaaaacTACGGCCTGCCCTCCCGCTTAGATTTATGAAACCACATGTTGTGCGGAGTACTGTGCCCtcacgtgaacacaacctatttgtGAGGATCGATGTGTtatgttttatacagtgtt
This genomic window contains:
- the LOC117374170 gene encoding cytoplasmic phosphatidylinositol transfer protein 1-like, whose protein sequence is MLLKEYRICMPLTVEEYRIGQLYMISKHSHEQSDRGEGVEVVQNEPFEDPVHGQGQFTEKRVYLNSKLPSWARAVVPKIFYVTEKAWNYYPYTITEYTCSFLPKFSIHIETKYEDNKGSNDHIFDTELKEQEREICFVDIAYDEIPERYYKESEDLRYFKSEKTSRGMLQEGWRDTQEPIMCSYKLVTVKFEVWGLQTRVEQFVHKVVRDVLLLGHRQAFAWVDEWIDMTMDEVREFERTIQEATNQKIGMFPPSISISETPLSSCALTGPASAPSTPMCTDAPESLSVPKDRPRKKSAPETLTLLDPIPSDVPSDVLQGSSLAPNSVSNHVQSSTPPSSSSELAQIRE